A region of Paractinoplanes abujensis DNA encodes the following proteins:
- a CDS encoding RICIN domain-containing protein, producing the protein MTRKSRWLAATAALMILPAGLVGCKMLPSSAATLPATGGTYQLKVTKSGMCVDVPGTSSATGALLQQ; encoded by the coding sequence ATGACTCGGAAATCCAGATGGCTCGCGGCCACGGCCGCCCTGATGATCCTGCCCGCCGGGCTGGTCGGCTGCAAGATGCTGCCGTCGAGCGCGGCGACGCTGCCCGCGACCGGCGGCACCTATCAGCTCAAGGTGACTAAGAGCGGCATGTGCGTCGACGTGCCCGGTACTTCGTCCGCGACCGGTGCGTTGCTCCAGCAGTGA